The nucleotide window TGGATACATTTCGCGGTAGAAATCTTTGTAGTCAGCGTCAGTTAAGTCAGAAGGCTGTTTTGTCCAAGCCGGATTTGGGTTGTTAACGATATTGTCAACCTCAATAGTTTCAGGCTTGTAATCTTCTGGTGCATCCTCAGGTTTTGGAAGTGTTTCTGTTTTTGTTCCAAATTTAATTGGAATAGGCATGAATTTGTTATACTTATTTAACAAGCCTGAAATTTTAAATTCTTCCAAGAATTCAAGGGAATCTTCGGCAATGTGTAAAATAATTTCAGTTCCTCTGGAAGTTTTGTCAGCCGGTTCCAATGTAAATTCAGGACTACCGTCACATGTCCAATGAGCTGCAGGTTCGTCTTTGTAAGATTTAGTGATAATTTCCACTTTTTCGGCAACCATAAAAGCAGAGTAGAAACCAAGTCCAAAATGACCTATAATTCCTGAGTCTTTTGCGGAATCTTTGTATTTGTCCAAGAACTCTTCAGCTCCTGAAAAAGCTACCTGATTGATGTATTTTTCAACTTCATCGGCAGTCATCCCTATACCTTGGTCGATAATGTGGATTTTTTTTCCTTCTTTGTCAATTTTAACTTCAATAATCGGAGAACCATATTCGACTTTGGCTTCACCAATGCTAGTAAGGTGTTTTAATTTTAAAGTCGCATCAGTTCCGTTTGAAATCAATTCACGCAAGAAAATTTCGTGGTCACTGTAAAGGAACTTTTTGATTAAAGGAAAGATGTTTTCAACCGAAACATTAATTTTACCTGTTGTCATGTTTTTATCTTTATTAATGGTTTTACAATTGGTAAAACTATCTTTCAAATAGAGTACCAATTGTTGTAAGAATGACAAATTGTCGTAAGGAAATTATGTATATAAAGTCAAAAATTATGGATTTGATACGTATCTTTGCACTTACATTAATTTAAAATCGTAATAAAAATGAGGAAAATTCTTTTGATGTGCACAATGGCCTTTTTGGTTTTTGCATGCAAACCCACGTCCACTGCACCAGCAGCACCAGAGCCGGTTTCAAATGCTCCCATGACAAAATTAGACAAGACTTCCCAAGTTGGAATAAAAGGAAATTGGCAGATTACCAATGTCTCTTACCCTGGATCTAATTATATCAAAGTGAATTCTTTTAATCTTGCGGATTCAAAATGTTTCATAGGCAGTACATGGAAATTCATTTCAAATAACAACAAAGGAAACATGACTTTGAACAGTCCTGATTGTTCAGCTTTTACATCTGAAATTACTTGGTATGTAAATAAAGAAGGACAGTTTGTACTGAAAATTTTGGACGAAGGATTAAAATCTAAAAAAGTAAAAACTGGTTTTGTTCTAGGAGTTAGAAACCAAACTGAAACTTCATTTGAATTGATTGATAAAATAAATGTAGGAAGTAAACCTACCGATGTTGTTTACCAATTTCAAAGAGTTAACTAATTTATAATATGACAAAGATGAAAAAAATAGCAATTTTAGGAATTA belongs to Flavobacterium aquiphilum and includes:
- a CDS encoding lipocalin family protein, with amino-acid sequence MRKILLMCTMAFLVFACKPTSTAPAAPEPVSNAPMTKLDKTSQVGIKGNWQITNVSYPGSNYIKVNSFNLADSKCFIGSTWKFISNNNKGNMTLNSPDCSAFTSEITWYVNKEGQFVLKILDEGLKSKKVKTGFVLGVRNQTETSFELIDKINVGSKPTDVVYQFQRVN